The bacterium DNA window ACGCCGACGCCGTCGTCAGCGCGGGCCACACCGGCGCGGCGATGGGCGCCGGCCAGTTGATCCTGGGGCGCATCAAGGGGATAGATCGTCCGGCCATCGCCGCGGTGCTGCCCACCGTGGGGGGGCGGCGGGTGGTGCTGCTCGACGCAGGGGCGAACGTGGACTGCAAGCCGCAGCACCTGGTGCAGTTTGGGATGATGGGCAACATCTACGCGCGGGAGGTGCTCGGGATTCCCTCGCCACGCGTGGGCCTTCTCAGCAACGGCGAGGAGGACATCAAGGGCAACGACGTGACGATTCACGCAGCCGGCATCCTTCGTGATTCGGATCTCAACTTCGTGGGCAACATCGAGGGAAAGGACCTCTTCTTCGGCCTCGCGGATGTGGTGGTCTGCGATGGGTTTGTCGGAAACGTCGTGCTGAAGTGCGGGGAAGGGCTGGTCCTGGCGATCCGCCAGATCTTCACCTCCGAGCTTCAAGGCTGGCGCGGCCGACTGTTGGCGCTCTACCTGCTTCCCCTGCTTCGTCCCGCCCGCAGGATCTGGGGGCGGCTCGACTACCGGGAGCACGGAGGCGCGCCGCTGCTGGGCATCAACGGCGTGTGCATCATCGCCCACGGCCGGTCTAACTCCCGTGCCATCCGCAACGCTATTCGCGCGGCGATG harbors:
- the plsX gene encoding phosphate acyltransferase PlsX, producing MRIAVDAMGGDHAPRAIVEGAVHAARDFGVEPVLVGIPARIEAELRRVGAGALSVQIVEAPDVIEMHEHPAMALRRKRRSSIAVAVQQVREGHADAVVSAGHTGAAMGAGQLILGRIKGIDRPAIAAVLPTVGGRRVVLLDAGANVDCKPQHLVQFGMMGNIYAREVLGIPSPRVGLLSNGEEDIKGNDVTIHAAGILRDSDLNFVGNIEGKDLFFGLADVVVCDGFVGNVVLKCGEGLVLAIRQIFTSELQGWRGRLLALYLLPLLRPARRIWGRLDYREHGGAPLLGINGVCIIAHGRSNSRAIRNAIRAAMDAATHQVPARISSAIHGEKAAALPCLR